A single region of the Rhipicephalus microplus isolate Deutch F79 chromosome 10, USDA_Rmic, whole genome shotgun sequence genome encodes:
- the LOC142774309 gene encoding protein cycle-like, with the protein MEESNYGQKRENCQGDFPAMKYNQSKIEKRRRDKMNMYTSDMASLVPMCKAMFRKLDKLTVLVIKTIRSMNSYIEGHYKAPRLSDEDVKNVVLQGAYGFMFVMSCDCGRILFRSESVQQTLNYTQFSSSEDRQRYMVYINGSPATSMLPLEGEFPQRQSRLCPGVRRFFFCRMKCKMQVTVKEEAYTTTGGQRRRKSHTFDHRYSVVHCTGYLKSWTMLSLSEDAPADNSEGPPKKIY; encoded by the exons ATGGAGGagtcaaactacggtcagaagcgggagaactgccaaGGTGATTTCCCCGCCATGAA GTACAACCAGAGCAAGATCGAGAAGCGTCGCCGGGACAAGATGAACATGTACACCAGCGATATGGCCTCCTTGGTACCCATGTGCAAGGCCATGTTCCGGAAGCTGGACAAGTTGACCGTACTGGTCATCAAGACCATAC GTTCCATGAATTCGTACATAGAAGGGCACTACAAGGCCCCACGGTTGTCGGACGAGGACGTCAAAAACGTTGTCTTACAG ggtgCTTATGGTTTTATGTTTGTTATGAGCTGTGACTGCGGTCGCATCCTATTCAGGTCGGAGTCGGTGCAACAGACGCTCAACTACACTCAG TTTTCAAGCTCTGAAGACCGCCAgcggtacatggtgtatataaatggttcTCCGGCAACAT CGATGCTGCCGCTGGAAGGGGAATTTCCGCAGCGGCAGAGCAGGCTGTGTCCCGGTGTTCGTCGCTTCTTCTTCTGTCGGATGAAATGCAAGATGCAGGTGACCGTCAAGGAGGAGGCCTACACCACGACGGGAGGCCAACGACGCCGCAAGTCGCACACCTTCGACCACCGCTACTCGGTCGTCCACTGCACCGGCTACCTCAAGTCATGGACCATGCTCAGTTTGTCCGAAGACGCCCCAGCGGACAACAGTGAAGG GCCTCCGAAAAAGATTTACTAA